From Cotesia glomerata isolate CgM1 linkage group LG2, MPM_Cglom_v2.3, whole genome shotgun sequence, a single genomic window includes:
- the LOC123275483 gene encoding JNK-interacting protein 3 isoform X8, producing the protein MDQETVYGTHEDNHVVMSEKVQSLAGSIYQEFERMIARYDEDVVKELMPLLVNVLECLDIAYTENQEHEVELELLREDNEQLVTQYEREKQLRKASDQKLLELEDVAEDERKELLSKIDSLESILKMLELKTKNSHDHGTIANTTSCYCPHRAQCHIVRLEEKEAELKREYSRLHDRYTELFKTHVDYMERTKMLVGSSERLENSTNNRGPNRLPGLNLANMSRSSGPLSYGFQSLEGSMNAEDIQEESPTQGTSLKSEMQDSSSEAVIETSDKSQLTDNPTQDNQVPSLSRPYIDESPETDVPPPAITTPTTPIIDKQVSTPSGRSRTEREQRSGNTLYQELSFQDADALGEMDEGADITGSWVHPGEYASSVNDNFFGMGKEVENLIMENNELLATKNALNIVKDDLIVKVDELTSEQEILRDEIRVHQQARERLRQKIATLEEELKKVKEEAEAAAKATKSDDEEDVPLAQRKRFTRVEMARVLMERNQYKERFMELQEAVRWTEMIRASKTDPASISGGKQSVWKFFSNLFTGPADRGSLHRNPHALPHIRYSAPTNQVVPAPPLDAMRRRTLKNRHEIFDQGDTIRHFSSSEKRVARLANERKEQYRQVRAHVRKEDGRLQAYGWSLPGKPSAPARQPVPVPVYCRPLQETEPGMKIWCGAGVNLSGGKTRDGGLAVGGSVFYADEAKETSVVKGEVEDAVEHLDKELQESEQRRLEAEHQDQQLSSLVWICTSTQKMSKVSVIDANNPADILQVFNVCQSHLLCIASVPGAKQSDYIHNTDDCSPRTMNGMGEIDLGNLKNANHNSDNLIIGEATTNSDTKNCQKTEDFIDRSQATSEGPSSLEEKPSDDSEKITDIDHSLNTEPQSLEATDGESVLIGKIHFVQSSIDNPSIKKEIDSNVPKANVDSDTTIEKMSSIQPTMWLGAQNGAIYVHSAVTQWSVCLHTVMLKDAVLGIVHIQGRVLVALADGTVVIFRRGSDGQWDLSKYHVITLGSPQHAIRCMTSVSGKTVWCGYRNKIHVIDPVLMTLEESVFSVPLTHTQDENHKSDN; encoded by the exons ATGGATCAAGAAACAGTATATGGAACCCATGAGGATAATCATGTGGTGATGTCTGAAAAAGTTCAGTCATTAGCTGGAAGTATTTATCAAGAATTTGAAAGGATGATAGCTCGATATGATGAAGATGTTGTAAAAGAGTTGATGCCATTACTAGTCAATGTATTAGAGTGTTTAGATATAGCGTATACTGAAAATCAAGAGCATGAAGTTGAATTGGAATTATTGAGAGAAGACAATGAACAATTAGTCACTCAGTATGAACGAGAAAAACAGCTACGGAAAGCATCGGATcag AAACTGTTGGAGCTCGAAGATGTTGCTGAAGATGAACGAAAGGAGTTGCTATCGAAGATTGATAGTTTGGAATCAATACTAAAAATGTTGGAGCTCAAGACTAAAAATTCACATGATCATGGTACAATTGCAAATACCACTTCGTGTTACTGCCCCCACAGAGCACAATGCCACA tTGTTCGCTTGGAAGAAAAAGAAGCTGAATTAAAACGTGAATATTCACGTTTACATGATCGATATACGGAACTATTCAAAACCCACGTCGATTATATGGAACGAACAAAAATGTTAGTCGGTAGCTCGGAAAGACTCgaaaattcaacaaataatCGTGGTCCAAATAGATTACCTGGGCTTAATTTAGCTAATATGTCACGAAGCTCTGGACCTTTAAGTTATGGATTTCAGAGTTTAGAAGGTAGTATGAATGCTGAAGATATACAGGAAGAAAGTCCCACACAAGGTACTAGTTTAAAATCTGAAATGCAAGACAGTAGTAGTGAGGCGGTCATCGAAACTTCAGATAAAAGTCAACTGACGGACAATCCAACTCAAGATAATCAAGTACCGAGTTTATCACGAC CATACATTGACGAAAGTCCAGAAACTGATGTTCCACCTCCTGCAATAACAACTCCAACAACCCCAATTATAGATAAGCAAGTAAGTACTCCTAGTGGACGAAGTCGAACTGAACGAGAGCAACGTAGTGGTAATACGCTGTATCAAGAGCTCAGTTTCCAAGATGCTGACGCTTTAGGAGAAATGGACGAAGGTGCAGACATTACTG GCAGTTGGGTTCATCCAGGGGAATATGCATCATCGG TTAATGATAACTTTTTTg GAATgggaaaagaagttgaaaatcttattatggaaaataatgAACTCTTAGCGACAAA gaATGCTTTGAATATTGTAAAAGACGATTTGATAGTCAAAGTAGACGAATTGACaag TGAACAAGAAATTTTACGTGACGAAATAAGAGTTCATCAACAAGCTCGTGAACGACTACGCCAAAAAATAGCGACATTGGAAGAAGAATTGAAGAAAGTTAAAGAGGAAGCTGAAGCTGCTGCAAAAGCGACCAAAAGTGACGATGAAGAAGACGTACCATTAGCACAAAGGAAAAGATTCACCCGAGTTGAGATGGCGAGAGTACTTATGGAAAGAAATCAATATAAAGAACGATTTATGGAGCTTCAGGAAGCTGTTAGATGGACTGAAATGATTCGAGCTAGCAAAACAGACCCAGCTAGTATTTCTGGTGGAAAACAATCTGTTTGGAAGTT tTTTAGTAATCTCTTTACCGGACCAGCTGATCGGGGGTCTTTACATCGAAATCCTCATGCATTGCCTCATATTCGATATAGCGCTCCAACTAATCAAGTTGTACCAGCTCCACCATTAGATGCAATGCGTAGACGTACACTAAAAAATCGTCATGAGATTTTTGACCAAGGAGATACAAT TAGACATTTCAGCTCATCAGAAAAACGAGTGGCCAGACTTGCAAACGAAAGGAAAGAACAATATCGACAAGTTAGGGCACACGTGAGAAAAGAAGATGGCCGATTGCAAGCTTATGGATGGAGTTTGCCTGGAAAACCTAGTGCACCTGCTAGACAGCCAGTTCCAGTTCCTGTTTATTGTCGTCCACTTCAAGAAACTGAACCGGGAATGAAG atatggTGTGGGGCTGGAGTTAACTTAAGTGGTGGCAAAACCCGTGATGGTGGATTAGCTGTCGGTGGAAGTGTTTTTTATGCTGACGAAGCTAAAGAAACATCAGTAGTAAAAGGAGAGGTTGAGGATGCTGTTGAACATCTGGACAAAGAACTACAGGAATCTGAACAACGTCGCTTGGAAGCTGAACACCAAGATCAACAATTAAGTTCTCTTGTATGGATCTGCACTTCAACTCAAAAAATGTCCAAAGTATCTGTGATAGATGCTAATAATCCAGCAGATATTTTACAAGTGTTTAATGTTTGTCAGAGTCATTTGCTCTGCATTGCAAGTGTACCTGGTGCCAAACAAAGCGATTATATTCATAATACAGATGACTGTTCACCTCGAACAATGAATGGAATGGGTGAAATAGATCTTGGTAATCTTAAAAATGCCAATCATAAcagtgataatttaattattggagAAGCTACAACGAATAGTGACACTAAAAACTGTCAGAAAACAGAAGACTTTATTGATCGCAGCCAAGCAACCTCTGAAGGACCTAGTTCTTTGGAAGAAAAACCGAGCGAtgattctgaaaaaattactgacATTGATCATAGTTTAAATACTGAACCTCAAAGTTTAGAAGCAACTGATGGTGAATCAGTACTTATAGGTAAAATACACTTTGTTCAAAGTAGTATTGACAATCCgtcaattaaaaaagaaatagatTCAAATGTGCCGAAAGCCAACGTTGATAGTGATAcaactattgaaaaaatgtcaTCAATCCAACCTACTATGTGGTTAGGAGCTCAAAACGGAGCTATTTATGTTCACTCAGCAGTTACTCAATGGTCTGTCTGTTTGCATACAGTAATGCTCAAGGATGCAGTGTTGGGaatagt TCACATACAAGGTAGAGTGCTAGTAGCTCTTGCTGATGGAACAGTGGTAATATTTCGACGAGGATCTGATGGGCAATGGGATTTATCCAAATATCATGTTATAACTTTAGGAAGTCCACAACATGCAATTAGATGCATGACATCTGTATCAGGAAAAACAGTTTGGTGTggatatagaaataaaattcatgTAATTGATCCAGTCCTCATGACTCTCGag GAATCTGTTTTTAGTGTACCGTTGACGCACACCCAAGACGAGAATCACAAGTCCGACAATTAG
- the LOC123275483 gene encoding JNK-interacting protein 3 isoform X3 yields MDQETVYGTHEDNHVVMSEKVQSLAGSIYQEFERMIARYDEDVVKELMPLLVNVLECLDIAYTENQEHEVELELLREDNEQLVTQYEREKQLRKASDQKLLELEDVAEDERKELLSKIDSLESILKMLELKTKNSHDHGTIANTTSCYCPHRAQCHIVRLEEKEAELKREYSRLHDRYTELFKTHVDYMERTKMLVGSSERLENSTNNRGPNRLPGLNLANMSRSSGPLSYGFQSLEGSMNAEDIQEESPTQGTSLKSEMQDSSSEAVIETSDKSQLTDNPTQDNQVPSLSRPYIDESPETDVPPPAITTPTTPIIDKQVSTPSGRSRTEREQRSGNTLYQELSFQDADALGEMDEGADITGSWVHPGEYASSGMGKEVENLIMENNELLATKNALNIVKDDLIVKVDELTSEQEILRDEIRVHQQARERLRQKIATLEEELKKVKEEAEAAAKATKSDDEEDVPLAQRKRFTRVEMARVLMERNQYKERFMELQEAVRWTEMIRASKTDPASISGGKQSVWKFFSNLFTGPADRGSLHRNPHALPHIRYSAPTNQVVPAPPLDAMRRRTLKNRHEIFDQGDTIRHFSSSEKRVARLANERKEQYRQVRAHVRKEDGRLQAYGWSLPGKPSAPARQPVPVPVYCRPLQETEPGMKIWCGAGVNLSGGKTRDGGLAVGGSVFYADEAKETSVVKGEVEDAVEHLDKELQESEQRRLEAEHQDQQLSSLVWICTSTQKMSKVSVIDANNPADILQVFNVCQSHLLCIASVPGAKQSDYIHNTDDCSPRTMNGMGEIDLGNLKNANHNSDNLIIGEATTNSDTKNCQKTEDFIDRSQATSEGPSSLEEKPSDDSEKITDIDHSLNTEPQSLEATDGESVLIGKIHFVQSSIDNPSIKKEIDSNVPKANVDSDTTIEKMSSIQPTMWLGAQNGAIYVHSAVTQWSVCLHTVMLKDAVLGIVHIQGRVLVALADGTVVIFRRGSDGQWDLSKYHVITLGSPQHAIRCMTSVSGKTVWCGYRNKIHVIDPVLMTLECTVDAHPRRESQVRQLAWLGEGVWVSIRLDSTLRLYHAHTYQHLQDVDIEPYVSKMLGTGKLGFSFVRITALLISSNRLWIGTGNGVIISVPLSESAGGSLAVSRVQSVGSKSDAPGVGVRVFASEHGVTPGSFVPYCSMAHAQLSFHGHRDAVKMFVAVPGHGGQSAVSDGSQPAMLVLSGGEGYIDFRVGDGDETEEGLERTNVTVASHEEHSEQSHLIVWQVQSPIQING; encoded by the exons ATGGATCAAGAAACAGTATATGGAACCCATGAGGATAATCATGTGGTGATGTCTGAAAAAGTTCAGTCATTAGCTGGAAGTATTTATCAAGAATTTGAAAGGATGATAGCTCGATATGATGAAGATGTTGTAAAAGAGTTGATGCCATTACTAGTCAATGTATTAGAGTGTTTAGATATAGCGTATACTGAAAATCAAGAGCATGAAGTTGAATTGGAATTATTGAGAGAAGACAATGAACAATTAGTCACTCAGTATGAACGAGAAAAACAGCTACGGAAAGCATCGGATcag AAACTGTTGGAGCTCGAAGATGTTGCTGAAGATGAACGAAAGGAGTTGCTATCGAAGATTGATAGTTTGGAATCAATACTAAAAATGTTGGAGCTCAAGACTAAAAATTCACATGATCATGGTACAATTGCAAATACCACTTCGTGTTACTGCCCCCACAGAGCACAATGCCACA tTGTTCGCTTGGAAGAAAAAGAAGCTGAATTAAAACGTGAATATTCACGTTTACATGATCGATATACGGAACTATTCAAAACCCACGTCGATTATATGGAACGAACAAAAATGTTAGTCGGTAGCTCGGAAAGACTCgaaaattcaacaaataatCGTGGTCCAAATAGATTACCTGGGCTTAATTTAGCTAATATGTCACGAAGCTCTGGACCTTTAAGTTATGGATTTCAGAGTTTAGAAGGTAGTATGAATGCTGAAGATATACAGGAAGAAAGTCCCACACAAGGTACTAGTTTAAAATCTGAAATGCAAGACAGTAGTAGTGAGGCGGTCATCGAAACTTCAGATAAAAGTCAACTGACGGACAATCCAACTCAAGATAATCAAGTACCGAGTTTATCACGAC CATACATTGACGAAAGTCCAGAAACTGATGTTCCACCTCCTGCAATAACAACTCCAACAACCCCAATTATAGATAAGCAAGTAAGTACTCCTAGTGGACGAAGTCGAACTGAACGAGAGCAACGTAGTGGTAATACGCTGTATCAAGAGCTCAGTTTCCAAGATGCTGACGCTTTAGGAGAAATGGACGAAGGTGCAGACATTACTG GCAGTTGGGTTCATCCAGGGGAATATGCATCATCGG GAATgggaaaagaagttgaaaatcttattatggaaaataatgAACTCTTAGCGACAAA gaATGCTTTGAATATTGTAAAAGACGATTTGATAGTCAAAGTAGACGAATTGACaag TGAACAAGAAATTTTACGTGACGAAATAAGAGTTCATCAACAAGCTCGTGAACGACTACGCCAAAAAATAGCGACATTGGAAGAAGAATTGAAGAAAGTTAAAGAGGAAGCTGAAGCTGCTGCAAAAGCGACCAAAAGTGACGATGAAGAAGACGTACCATTAGCACAAAGGAAAAGATTCACCCGAGTTGAGATGGCGAGAGTACTTATGGAAAGAAATCAATATAAAGAACGATTTATGGAGCTTCAGGAAGCTGTTAGATGGACTGAAATGATTCGAGCTAGCAAAACAGACCCAGCTAGTATTTCTGGTGGAAAACAATCTGTTTGGAAGTT tTTTAGTAATCTCTTTACCGGACCAGCTGATCGGGGGTCTTTACATCGAAATCCTCATGCATTGCCTCATATTCGATATAGCGCTCCAACTAATCAAGTTGTACCAGCTCCACCATTAGATGCAATGCGTAGACGTACACTAAAAAATCGTCATGAGATTTTTGACCAAGGAGATACAAT TAGACATTTCAGCTCATCAGAAAAACGAGTGGCCAGACTTGCAAACGAAAGGAAAGAACAATATCGACAAGTTAGGGCACACGTGAGAAAAGAAGATGGCCGATTGCAAGCTTATGGATGGAGTTTGCCTGGAAAACCTAGTGCACCTGCTAGACAGCCAGTTCCAGTTCCTGTTTATTGTCGTCCACTTCAAGAAACTGAACCGGGAATGAAG atatggTGTGGGGCTGGAGTTAACTTAAGTGGTGGCAAAACCCGTGATGGTGGATTAGCTGTCGGTGGAAGTGTTTTTTATGCTGACGAAGCTAAAGAAACATCAGTAGTAAAAGGAGAGGTTGAGGATGCTGTTGAACATCTGGACAAAGAACTACAGGAATCTGAACAACGTCGCTTGGAAGCTGAACACCAAGATCAACAATTAAGTTCTCTTGTATGGATCTGCACTTCAACTCAAAAAATGTCCAAAGTATCTGTGATAGATGCTAATAATCCAGCAGATATTTTACAAGTGTTTAATGTTTGTCAGAGTCATTTGCTCTGCATTGCAAGTGTACCTGGTGCCAAACAAAGCGATTATATTCATAATACAGATGACTGTTCACCTCGAACAATGAATGGAATGGGTGAAATAGATCTTGGTAATCTTAAAAATGCCAATCATAAcagtgataatttaattattggagAAGCTACAACGAATAGTGACACTAAAAACTGTCAGAAAACAGAAGACTTTATTGATCGCAGCCAAGCAACCTCTGAAGGACCTAGTTCTTTGGAAGAAAAACCGAGCGAtgattctgaaaaaattactgacATTGATCATAGTTTAAATACTGAACCTCAAAGTTTAGAAGCAACTGATGGTGAATCAGTACTTATAGGTAAAATACACTTTGTTCAAAGTAGTATTGACAATCCgtcaattaaaaaagaaatagatTCAAATGTGCCGAAAGCCAACGTTGATAGTGATAcaactattgaaaaaatgtcaTCAATCCAACCTACTATGTGGTTAGGAGCTCAAAACGGAGCTATTTATGTTCACTCAGCAGTTACTCAATGGTCTGTCTGTTTGCATACAGTAATGCTCAAGGATGCAGTGTTGGGaatagt TCACATACAAGGTAGAGTGCTAGTAGCTCTTGCTGATGGAACAGTGGTAATATTTCGACGAGGATCTGATGGGCAATGGGATTTATCCAAATATCATGTTATAACTTTAGGAAGTCCACAACATGCAATTAGATGCATGACATCTGTATCAGGAAAAACAGTTTGGTGTggatatagaaataaaattcatgTAATTGATCCAGTCCTCATGACTCTCGag TGTACCGTTGACGCACACCCAAGACGAGAATCACAAGTCCGACAATTAGCTTGGCTTGGTGAAGGTGTCTGGGTTAGCATAAGATTAGACTCTACATTAAGATTATATCATGCTCATACGTATCAACATCTTCAAGACGTAGACATTGAACCGTATGTCAGTAAAATGCTTGGTACTGGAAAACTTGGTTTTTCTTTTGTTAGAATCACCGCATTGCTTATTTCCTCTAACCGACTGTGGATTGGAACGGGCAATGGTGTAATCATATCTGTACCATTATCTGAAA gTGCTGGAGGATCTTTAGCAGTATCTAGAGTACAAAGTGTGGGAAGTAAAAGTGATGCGCCTGGAGTTGGAGTAAGGGTATTCGCGTCAGAGCATGGGGTAACACCAGGAAGTTTTGTACCATATTGCAGTATGGCACATGCTCAACTCAGCTTCCATGGACATCGAGACGCGGTCAAAATGTTTGTTGCTGTCCCTG GGCACGGAGGTCAAAGTGCTGTTTCAGATGGTTCTCAACCAGCAATGTTAGTTTTATCAGGTGGTGAAGGCTACATTGATTTTCGTGTTG
- the LOC123275483 gene encoding JNK-interacting protein 3 isoform X4, translating into MDQETVYGTHEDNHVVMSEKVQSLAGSIYQEFERMIARYDEDVVKELMPLLVNVLECLDIAYTENQEHEVELELLREDNEQLVTQYEREKQLRKASDQKLLELEDVAEDERKELLSKIDSLESILKMLELKTKNSHDHVVRLEEKEAELKREYSRLHDRYTELFKTHVDYMERTKMLVGSSERLENSTNNRGPNRLPGLNLANMSRSSGPLSYGFQSLEGSMNAEDIQEESPTQGTSLKSEMQDSSSEAVIETSDKSQLTDNPTQDNQVPSLSRPYIDESPETDVPPPAITTPTTPIIDKQVSTPSGRSRTEREQRSGNTLYQELSFQDADALGEMDEGADITGSWVHPGEYASSVNDNFFGMGKEVENLIMENNELLATKNALNIVKDDLIVKVDELTSEQEILRDEIRVHQQARERLRQKIATLEEELKKVKEEAEAAAKATKSDDEEDVPLAQRKRFTRVEMARVLMERNQYKERFMELQEAVRWTEMIRASKTDPASISGGKQSVWKFFSNLFTGPADRGSLHRNPHALPHIRYSAPTNQVVPAPPLDAMRRRTLKNRHEIFDQGDTIRHFSSSEKRVARLANERKEQYRQVRAHVRKEDGRLQAYGWSLPGKPSAPARQPVPVPVYCRPLQETEPGMKIWCGAGVNLSGGKTRDGGLAVGGSVFYADEAKETSVVKGEVEDAVEHLDKELQESEQRRLEAEHQDQQLSSLVWICTSTQKMSKVSVIDANNPADILQVFNVCQSHLLCIASVPGAKQSDYIHNTDDCSPRTMNGMGEIDLGNLKNANHNSDNLIIGEATTNSDTKNCQKTEDFIDRSQATSEGPSSLEEKPSDDSEKITDIDHSLNTEPQSLEATDGESVLIGKIHFVQSSIDNPSIKKEIDSNVPKANVDSDTTIEKMSSIQPTMWLGAQNGAIYVHSAVTQWSVCLHTVMLKDAVLGIVHIQGRVLVALADGTVVIFRRGSDGQWDLSKYHVITLGSPQHAIRCMTSVSGKTVWCGYRNKIHVIDPVLMTLECTVDAHPRRESQVRQLAWLGEGVWVSIRLDSTLRLYHAHTYQHLQDVDIEPYVSKMLGTGKLGFSFVRITALLISSNRLWIGTGNGVIISVPLSESAGGSLAVSRVQSVGSKSDAPGVGVRVFASEHGVTPGSFVPYCSMAHAQLSFHGHRDAVKMFVAVPGHGGQSAVSDGSQPAMLVLSGGEGYIDFRVGDGDETEEGLERTNVTVASHEEHSEQSHLIVWQVQSPIQING; encoded by the exons ATGGATCAAGAAACAGTATATGGAACCCATGAGGATAATCATGTGGTGATGTCTGAAAAAGTTCAGTCATTAGCTGGAAGTATTTATCAAGAATTTGAAAGGATGATAGCTCGATATGATGAAGATGTTGTAAAAGAGTTGATGCCATTACTAGTCAATGTATTAGAGTGTTTAGATATAGCGTATACTGAAAATCAAGAGCATGAAGTTGAATTGGAATTATTGAGAGAAGACAATGAACAATTAGTCACTCAGTATGAACGAGAAAAACAGCTACGGAAAGCATCGGATcag AAACTGTTGGAGCTCGAAGATGTTGCTGAAGATGAACGAAAGGAGTTGCTATCGAAGATTGATAGTTTGGAATCAATACTAAAAATGTTGGAGCTCAAGACTAAAAATTCACATGATCATG tTGTTCGCTTGGAAGAAAAAGAAGCTGAATTAAAACGTGAATATTCACGTTTACATGATCGATATACGGAACTATTCAAAACCCACGTCGATTATATGGAACGAACAAAAATGTTAGTCGGTAGCTCGGAAAGACTCgaaaattcaacaaataatCGTGGTCCAAATAGATTACCTGGGCTTAATTTAGCTAATATGTCACGAAGCTCTGGACCTTTAAGTTATGGATTTCAGAGTTTAGAAGGTAGTATGAATGCTGAAGATATACAGGAAGAAAGTCCCACACAAGGTACTAGTTTAAAATCTGAAATGCAAGACAGTAGTAGTGAGGCGGTCATCGAAACTTCAGATAAAAGTCAACTGACGGACAATCCAACTCAAGATAATCAAGTACCGAGTTTATCACGAC CATACATTGACGAAAGTCCAGAAACTGATGTTCCACCTCCTGCAATAACAACTCCAACAACCCCAATTATAGATAAGCAAGTAAGTACTCCTAGTGGACGAAGTCGAACTGAACGAGAGCAACGTAGTGGTAATACGCTGTATCAAGAGCTCAGTTTCCAAGATGCTGACGCTTTAGGAGAAATGGACGAAGGTGCAGACATTACTG GCAGTTGGGTTCATCCAGGGGAATATGCATCATCGG TTAATGATAACTTTTTTg GAATgggaaaagaagttgaaaatcttattatggaaaataatgAACTCTTAGCGACAAA gaATGCTTTGAATATTGTAAAAGACGATTTGATAGTCAAAGTAGACGAATTGACaag TGAACAAGAAATTTTACGTGACGAAATAAGAGTTCATCAACAAGCTCGTGAACGACTACGCCAAAAAATAGCGACATTGGAAGAAGAATTGAAGAAAGTTAAAGAGGAAGCTGAAGCTGCTGCAAAAGCGACCAAAAGTGACGATGAAGAAGACGTACCATTAGCACAAAGGAAAAGATTCACCCGAGTTGAGATGGCGAGAGTACTTATGGAAAGAAATCAATATAAAGAACGATTTATGGAGCTTCAGGAAGCTGTTAGATGGACTGAAATGATTCGAGCTAGCAAAACAGACCCAGCTAGTATTTCTGGTGGAAAACAATCTGTTTGGAAGTT tTTTAGTAATCTCTTTACCGGACCAGCTGATCGGGGGTCTTTACATCGAAATCCTCATGCATTGCCTCATATTCGATATAGCGCTCCAACTAATCAAGTTGTACCAGCTCCACCATTAGATGCAATGCGTAGACGTACACTAAAAAATCGTCATGAGATTTTTGACCAAGGAGATACAAT TAGACATTTCAGCTCATCAGAAAAACGAGTGGCCAGACTTGCAAACGAAAGGAAAGAACAATATCGACAAGTTAGGGCACACGTGAGAAAAGAAGATGGCCGATTGCAAGCTTATGGATGGAGTTTGCCTGGAAAACCTAGTGCACCTGCTAGACAGCCAGTTCCAGTTCCTGTTTATTGTCGTCCACTTCAAGAAACTGAACCGGGAATGAAG atatggTGTGGGGCTGGAGTTAACTTAAGTGGTGGCAAAACCCGTGATGGTGGATTAGCTGTCGGTGGAAGTGTTTTTTATGCTGACGAAGCTAAAGAAACATCAGTAGTAAAAGGAGAGGTTGAGGATGCTGTTGAACATCTGGACAAAGAACTACAGGAATCTGAACAACGTCGCTTGGAAGCTGAACACCAAGATCAACAATTAAGTTCTCTTGTATGGATCTGCACTTCAACTCAAAAAATGTCCAAAGTATCTGTGATAGATGCTAATAATCCAGCAGATATTTTACAAGTGTTTAATGTTTGTCAGAGTCATTTGCTCTGCATTGCAAGTGTACCTGGTGCCAAACAAAGCGATTATATTCATAATACAGATGACTGTTCACCTCGAACAATGAATGGAATGGGTGAAATAGATCTTGGTAATCTTAAAAATGCCAATCATAAcagtgataatttaattattggagAAGCTACAACGAATAGTGACACTAAAAACTGTCAGAAAACAGAAGACTTTATTGATCGCAGCCAAGCAACCTCTGAAGGACCTAGTTCTTTGGAAGAAAAACCGAGCGAtgattctgaaaaaattactgacATTGATCATAGTTTAAATACTGAACCTCAAAGTTTAGAAGCAACTGATGGTGAATCAGTACTTATAGGTAAAATACACTTTGTTCAAAGTAGTATTGACAATCCgtcaattaaaaaagaaatagatTCAAATGTGCCGAAAGCCAACGTTGATAGTGATAcaactattgaaaaaatgtcaTCAATCCAACCTACTATGTGGTTAGGAGCTCAAAACGGAGCTATTTATGTTCACTCAGCAGTTACTCAATGGTCTGTCTGTTTGCATACAGTAATGCTCAAGGATGCAGTGTTGGGaatagt TCACATACAAGGTAGAGTGCTAGTAGCTCTTGCTGATGGAACAGTGGTAATATTTCGACGAGGATCTGATGGGCAATGGGATTTATCCAAATATCATGTTATAACTTTAGGAAGTCCACAACATGCAATTAGATGCATGACATCTGTATCAGGAAAAACAGTTTGGTGTggatatagaaataaaattcatgTAATTGATCCAGTCCTCATGACTCTCGag TGTACCGTTGACGCACACCCAAGACGAGAATCACAAGTCCGACAATTAGCTTGGCTTGGTGAAGGTGTCTGGGTTAGCATAAGATTAGACTCTACATTAAGATTATATCATGCTCATACGTATCAACATCTTCAAGACGTAGACATTGAACCGTATGTCAGTAAAATGCTTGGTACTGGAAAACTTGGTTTTTCTTTTGTTAGAATCACCGCATTGCTTATTTCCTCTAACCGACTGTGGATTGGAACGGGCAATGGTGTAATCATATCTGTACCATTATCTGAAA gTGCTGGAGGATCTTTAGCAGTATCTAGAGTACAAAGTGTGGGAAGTAAAAGTGATGCGCCTGGAGTTGGAGTAAGGGTATTCGCGTCAGAGCATGGGGTAACACCAGGAAGTTTTGTACCATATTGCAGTATGGCACATGCTCAACTCAGCTTCCATGGACATCGAGACGCGGTCAAAATGTTTGTTGCTGTCCCTG GGCACGGAGGTCAAAGTGCTGTTTCAGATGGTTCTCAACCAGCAATGTTAGTTTTATCAGGTGGTGAAGGCTACATTGATTTTCGTGTTG